In a genomic window of Aquila chrysaetos chrysaetos chromosome Z, bAquChr1.4, whole genome shotgun sequence:
- the CARTPT gene encoding cocaine- and amphetamine-regulated transcript protein yields the protein MESCRALALCAVAAALLLGARGQGPTPPRRARDLGPPGGGGASREKELIEALQEVLEKLKSKRVPHYEKKFGQVPMCDAGEQCAVRKGARIGKLCDCPRGTSCNSFLLKCL from the exons ATGGAGAGCTGCCGGGCGCTGGCGCTCTGCGCCGTGGCGGCCGCGCTGCTGCTGGGCGCCCGCGGGCAGGGGCCgaccccgccgcgccgcgcccgcgACCTGGGgccccccggcggcggcggcgcctccCGAGAGAAGgagctg ATCGAGGCGCTGCAGGAGGTGCTGGAGAAGCTGAAGAGCAAGCGGGTCCCGCACTACGAGAAGAAGTTCGGGCAGGTGCCCATG TGCGACGCCGGGGAGCAGTGCGCCGTGAGGAAGGGGGCCCGCATCGGGAAGCTCTGCGACTGCCCGCGGGGGACTTCGTGCAATTCATTCCTCCTCAAGTGCCTGTAA